Proteins encoded together in one Bacteroides ovatus window:
- a CDS encoding carboxypeptidase-like regulatory domain-containing protein produces MKLLDYIRGLRKGKEAHRLEKESMQDPFLADAMDGYNQVEGNHEQRIEKLRMQVSAHSAKKKNTYAITWSIAACLVIGFGISSYFLFLKKSMTDEVFIAEESVPAKLPETTTPATPTNPATPAAPVTPRADKKEMSASAVIEPMMEEALEQTAELQEVAATMDTSESVSDKKMRMAKVVTPPNSNIIQGKVTDEKGEPIIGASVAYKGTNIGTITNMNGEFSLVKKEGKKQLTAQFIGYDPVEIPVDTSQTMLIAMNENKQTLNEVVVVGYGTNKNKKSTTVVTAKEQADKDITPQPVIGKRKYQKYLKENLVRPTDEKCAQVKGKVVLTFLVNKEGRPFYIKVKESLCESSDKEAIRLIQEGPDWIYGNKSVEITVKFE; encoded by the coding sequence ATGAAACTATTGGACTACATACGAGGACTCCGCAAAGGAAAAGAGGCACACCGGCTGGAAAAAGAGTCGATGCAAGACCCTTTCCTGGCCGATGCTATGGATGGATACAACCAGGTGGAGGGAAATCACGAACAACGGATCGAGAAACTGCGGATGCAGGTTTCTGCTCATTCGGCAAAGAAAAAGAACACTTATGCCATCACCTGGAGCATCGCTGCGTGTCTGGTGATCGGATTCGGTATCAGCAGTTATTTCCTGTTCCTGAAAAAGAGCATGACAGATGAAGTGTTTATCGCTGAAGAGTCTGTTCCTGCAAAGTTGCCTGAAACTACAACGCCGGCAACTCCTACAAATCCGGCGACTCCGGCAGCTCCTGTAACCCCGCGAGCGGACAAGAAAGAGATGAGCGCATCCGCAGTAATAGAACCGATGATGGAGGAAGCCTTGGAGCAGACTGCTGAATTACAAGAGGTAGCAGCAACAATGGATACTTCCGAGTCTGTTTCCGACAAGAAAATGAGAATGGCTAAAGTGGTGACTCCCCCCAACAGTAACATTATTCAGGGAAAAGTGACCGATGAAAAAGGAGAACCGATCATCGGGGCCAGTGTGGCATATAAAGGGACAAATATCGGAACCATTACGAATATGAACGGAGAGTTTTCGCTGGTTAAAAAGGAAGGTAAAAAACAGTTGACAGCGCAGTTCATCGGATACGATCCGGTAGAAATTCCGGTAGATACCAGCCAGACAATGCTCATTGCCATGAACGAAAACAAACAAACGCTTAACGAAGTGGTGGTAGTGGGATACGGAACAAATAAAAATAAGAAGTCGACAACTGTCGTGACGGCTAAGGAGCAGGCAGACAAAGATATTACTCCGCAACCCGTGATTGGTAAACGCAAATATCAGAAGTACCTGAAGGAGAATCTGGTTCGTCCGACGGATGAGAAGTGCGCACAAGTGAAAGGGAAAGTGGTATTAACTTTCCTGGTTAACAAGGAAGGGCGTCCCTTCTACATCAAAGTAAAAGAGAGCCTCTGCGAATCTTCCGACAAGGAAGCCATCCGCCTGATTCAGGAAGGTCCGGACTGGATTTATGGCAATAAATCAGTGGAAATAACCGTCAAATTCGAATAG
- a CDS encoding vWA domain-containing protein has translation MKTNQFRAMMLVLLMAVISLGRMNAQVITVSGTVTDAKDGNPLVGCSVQIKGTSKGAITNMKGQYTIQGKKGETLLFQYIGYKQERRVVKSATLDVKMKADDVVLEECVVVGYGHELKATKSVSAAYMAVCPTPGIMYDAVNAEEYGQIQENGFKSVSDAPLSTFSIDVDAASYSNMRRFINKGELPPVDAIRTEELVNYFSYDYPKPTGSDPVKITMEAGACPWNANHRLVRIGLKAKEIPTDNLPASNLVFLIDVSGSMWGANRLDLVKSSLKLLVNNLRDKDKVAIVTYAGSAGVKLEATPGSDKQKIREAIDELTAGGSTAGGTGILLAYKIAKKNFISNGNNRIILCSDGDFNVGVSSAEGLEQLIEKERKSGVFLTVLGYGMGNYKDKKIQVLAEKGNGNHAYIDNLQEANRVLVGEFGATLHTVAKDVKLQVEFNPSQVQAYRLIGYESRLLKDEDFNNDAKDAGDMGAGHTVTAFYEVIPTGAKNEYVGKIDDLKYQKKEKVTVKPTGSNDLLTVKLRYKAPDKDVSKKMELPFVDNKGNNVSSDFRFASAVAMFGQLLRDSDFKGNASYDKVINLAKQGLNNDDKGYRREFIRLVEAAKGLERTNKN, from the coding sequence ATGAAAACAAATCAATTCAGAGCGATGATGCTCGTGCTGCTAATGGCGGTTATTTCTTTAGGTAGGATGAATGCGCAAGTTATTACTGTGTCGGGTACGGTGACGGATGCAAAGGATGGAAATCCGCTTGTAGGTTGTTCGGTACAGATCAAGGGTACTTCGAAGGGTGCAATAACGAATATGAAGGGCCAGTACACCATTCAGGGCAAGAAGGGGGAGACGTTGTTGTTCCAGTATATCGGGTATAAGCAAGAGAGAAGGGTGGTGAAATCGGCTACGCTGGATGTGAAGATGAAAGCTGATGATGTGGTATTGGAAGAATGTGTAGTGGTAGGATACGGGCATGAGCTAAAGGCTACTAAATCGGTGTCTGCTGCTTATATGGCGGTATGTCCGACACCGGGAATCATGTATGATGCTGTAAATGCGGAAGAATACGGGCAGATTCAGGAGAATGGATTTAAGAGTGTGTCGGATGCTCCGCTTTCTACTTTCTCTATTGATGTAGATGCTGCTTCTTATAGTAATATGCGTCGTTTTATCAATAAAGGGGAATTGCCTCCTGTAGATGCTATCCGTACGGAAGAATTAGTGAACTACTTTTCCTATGATTATCCGAAACCGACAGGAAGTGATCCTGTGAAAATCACGATGGAAGCCGGAGCATGTCCCTGGAATGCGAATCACCGTCTTGTGCGTATCGGCTTGAAAGCTAAAGAAATTCCGACGGATAATTTGCCTGCATCTAACCTGGTGTTTCTGATTGACGTCTCCGGCTCTATGTGGGGAGCCAACCGGTTGGATTTGGTGAAATCATCTCTCAAATTGTTAGTAAACAACTTACGGGATAAAGATAAAGTAGCTATCGTGACTTATGCAGGCAGTGCCGGTGTGAAACTGGAGGCCACTCCGGGTAGTGACAAACAGAAGATTCGTGAAGCGATAGATGAATTAACGGCAGGTGGTTCTACGGCAGGTGGTACGGGTATCCTGTTGGCGTATAAAATAGCCAAGAAGAATTTTATCTCTAATGGCAACAACCGTATCATACTTTGCTCTGACGGTGATTTTAATGTGGGCGTTTCTTCCGCCGAAGGATTGGAACAATTGATTGAAAAAGAACGTAAGAGTGGAGTGTTCCTTACCGTATTAGGTTATGGCATGGGTAATTATAAAGATAAAAAGATTCAGGTGTTGGCAGAAAAGGGAAACGGTAATCATGCTTATATAGATAACTTGCAGGAAGCCAACCGTGTTTTAGTAGGCGAATTCGGTGCTACATTGCATACGGTGGCGAAAGACGTCAAACTGCAAGTGGAATTTAATCCTTCCCAAGTGCAGGCGTATCGTTTGATTGGTTACGAAAGCCGTCTGTTGAAAGACGAAGACTTTAATAATGATGCTAAAGATGCCGGAGATATGGGTGCGGGACATACGGTAACTGCTTTTTACGAAGTGATTCCTACAGGTGCAAAGAATGAATATGTGGGTAAAATAGACGATCTGAAATATCAGAAGAAAGAGAAAGTGACGGTGAAACCGACAGGCTCTAATGATCTCCTGACTGTGAAACTGCGTTATAAAGCTCCGGATAAAGATGTCAGCAAGAAAATGGAACTTCCTTTCGTTGATAATAAAGGCAATAATGTTTCTTCCGATTTCCGCTTTGCTTCTGCAGTGGCTATGTTCGGACAGTTGCTTCGGGACTCTGACTTCAAAGGAAATGCCAGTTACGATAAAGTGATTAATCTGGCCAAACAGGGACTGAATAATGATGATAAAGGATATAGAAGAGAATTCATCCGTTTGGTTGAGGCTGCCAAAGGATTGGAAAGAACGAATAAGAATTAG
- a CDS encoding pyridoxamine kinase yields MYANKVKKIAAVHDLSGMGRVSLTVVIPILSSMGFQVCPLPTAVLSNHTQYPGFSFLDLTDEMPKIIAQWKKLEVQFDAIYTGYLGSPKQIQIVSDFIKDFRQPDSLIVADPVLGDNGRLYTNFDMEMVKEMRHLITKADVITPNLTELFYLLDEPYKADNTDEELKEYLRLLSDKGPQVVIITSVPVHDEPHKTSVYAYNRQGNRYWKVTCPYLPAHYPGTGDTFTSVITGSLMQGDSLPMALDRATQFILQGIRATFGYEYDNREGILLEKVLHNLDMPIQMASYELI; encoded by the coding sequence ATGTATGCCAATAAAGTAAAGAAAATAGCCGCCGTTCATGACCTTTCGGGAATGGGACGCGTATCTCTCACTGTCGTTATTCCTATTCTTTCATCTATGGGCTTTCAGGTTTGTCCGCTTCCTACAGCTGTATTATCCAACCATACGCAATATCCCGGTTTCTCCTTCCTCGACCTGACGGATGAAATGCCAAAGATTATTGCCCAGTGGAAGAAACTGGAGGTACAGTTTGACGCTATCTACACCGGATATCTGGGCTCTCCGAAACAGATTCAGATTGTTTCTGATTTTATCAAAGACTTTCGTCAGCCGGATAGCCTGATAGTTGCCGATCCGGTGTTGGGAGATAACGGCCGGCTGTACACTAACTTTGATATGGAGATGGTGAAAGAAATGCGCCATCTGATAACCAAAGCAGATGTGATTACTCCCAATCTGACGGAGTTATTTTATTTATTGGATGAACCCTATAAAGCAGACAACACGGATGAAGAGCTGAAAGAATATCTTCGCCTTTTGTCCGATAAAGGTCCGCAAGTGGTTATCATAACCAGTGTCCCCGTGCATGATGAACCCCATAAAACGTCTGTCTATGCTTATAACCGTCAGGGAAACCGCTACTGGAAAGTGACCTGTCCTTATCTGCCTGCACATTATCCCGGTACGGGAGATACTTTTACAAGTGTCATAACCGGCTCTTTGATGCAGGGAGACAGCTTGCCGATGGCATTAGACCGTGCCACTCAATTTATCCTGCAAGGAATCCGTGCCACTTTCGGGTATGAATATGACAATCGGGAGGGTATTCTGTTGGAGAAAGTACTTCACAATCTGGATATGCCGATACAGATGGCCAGTTATGAATTGATTTAA
- a CDS encoding arsenate reductase family protein, with protein sequence MATLFLQYPACSTCQKAKKWLTENNIEFTNRLIVEENPTVEELKAWIPRSGLPVKKLFNTSGLVYKELKLSEKLPAMSEEEQIALLATNGKLVKRPLVVTDSFVLVGFKPDEWEKLK encoded by the coding sequence ATGGCAACATTATTTTTGCAGTACCCGGCATGCAGCACATGCCAAAAAGCCAAGAAATGGTTAACAGAAAATAACATTGAGTTTACCAACCGCTTAATCGTAGAAGAAAATCCTACGGTGGAAGAATTAAAGGCATGGATTCCGCGCAGCGGTCTGCCGGTGAAGAAATTATTCAACACGAGCGGATTAGTATATAAAGAGCTGAAACTAAGCGAGAAGCTACCTGCAATGAGTGAGGAAGAACAGATAGCACTATTGGCAACCAACGGTAAATTGGTGAAACGCCCATTGGTAGTGACAGACAGCTTCGTTCTGGTCGGTTTTAAGCCCGATGAGTGGGAAAAATTAAAATAA
- a CDS encoding RNA polymerase sigma factor, which produces MLFFKRKISKLSDEELLIHYTKSGDTEYFGELYNRYIPLLYGLCLKYLHDEDRAQEAVMQLFEDLLPKLGNYEIKVFKPWLYRVAKNHCLQLLRKENKEITLDYTVNVMESDEFLHLLSEEESSEEQLKALHHCLEKLPEEQRTSITRFFLEEMSYADIVEQTGFTLNNVKSYIQNGKRNLKICIKKQAL; this is translated from the coding sequence ATGTTGTTTTTCAAAAGAAAAATATCAAAACTATCGGACGAGGAATTACTAATACATTACACGAAGTCCGGTGATACGGAATATTTCGGTGAATTATATAACCGATATATCCCGTTACTGTATGGACTTTGCCTGAAATACCTGCATGATGAAGACCGGGCACAGGAAGCAGTCATGCAACTGTTTGAAGATTTACTACCTAAGTTGGGAAATTATGAGATAAAAGTGTTCAAGCCATGGCTCTACCGGGTGGCAAAGAATCATTGCCTGCAACTTTTACGAAAGGAAAATAAAGAAATTACGTTAGATTATACCGTTAATGTTATGGAATCCGACGAATTTCTGCATCTATTAAGTGAGGAGGAAAGTTCAGAGGAACAACTAAAGGCATTACATCACTGTCTCGAAAAGTTGCCCGAAGAACAACGGACCAGCATTACGCGTTTCTTTTTAGAGGAAATGTCGTATGCCGACATTGTGGAACAGACCGGATTTACTCTGAACAATGTGAAAAGCTATATCCAAAACGGAAAGCGAAACTTAAAAATTTGTATTAAGAAACAAGCCCTATGA
- a CDS encoding DUF418 domain-containing protein, whose product MTQTLKTSERLGVVDALRGFALLAIVLLHNLEHYNLFFIPENMPAWLQTIDKYAWDTMFFLFAGKAYATFSLLFGFSFYIQFHNAEKRGIDFRGRFAWRLCLLFLFAQLHALFYNGDILLLYAVVGFALIPVCKLKDKTVFWIALILLLQPYEWGRAVYAMINPDYVAVTGHCVPYAIRAQEATLNGNFLEVLRSNIIDGQLYSNIWQVENGRLFQTAALFMFGMLLGRRKYLIKNEESVCFWKKMLIGAILAFIPLYCLKTFVPDLLTNPSIQVPYNIAVPSYANFAFMIILVSIFTLLWFKKEKGYSWQSLLIPYGRMSLTNYISQSIMGVTIYYGFGLAMYKYAGATASLLIALLIFTVQLIFSRWWLARHKQGPLEFLWRKGTWI is encoded by the coding sequence ATGACTCAAACACTGAAAACATCCGAACGTCTTGGAGTAGTGGATGCTCTGCGCGGATTTGCCCTTTTGGCAATTGTATTATTACATAATCTGGAGCATTATAATCTGTTTTTTATACCGGAGAATATGCCTGCATGGTTGCAAACGATTGATAAATATGCGTGGGATACCATGTTTTTCTTATTCGCCGGAAAGGCTTACGCTACTTTCTCATTGTTGTTTGGCTTTAGTTTTTACATTCAGTTTCACAATGCGGAGAAGCGTGGCATAGACTTCCGCGGACGATTTGCCTGGCGGTTGTGTTTGCTTTTCCTGTTTGCGCAGTTGCACGCTTTATTTTATAACGGGGATATTCTTTTACTCTATGCCGTAGTAGGCTTTGCATTGATACCGGTTTGCAAGCTAAAAGATAAAACGGTTTTCTGGATTGCCCTGATTCTGCTTCTTCAGCCTTATGAGTGGGGACGTGCCGTTTATGCAATGATAAATCCTGATTATGTGGCAGTGACCGGTCATTGCGTGCCTTATGCCATACGTGCGCAGGAGGCGACGCTCAACGGCAACTTCCTTGAAGTATTGCGGTCTAACATTATCGACGGACAATTATACAGTAACATCTGGCAAGTAGAAAATGGTCGTTTGTTTCAGACGGCTGCTTTATTCATGTTCGGAATGTTGCTCGGACGCCGGAAATATTTAATAAAGAATGAAGAATCCGTGTGTTTCTGGAAGAAGATGCTGATAGGCGCTATCCTTGCGTTCATTCCTCTCTATTGCCTGAAAACCTTTGTACCGGATTTACTCACTAATCCTTCCATACAAGTTCCTTATAACATAGCAGTTCCGTCTTATGCCAATTTTGCCTTTATGATTATTCTGGTTTCTATCTTCACCCTGCTTTGGTTTAAGAAAGAGAAAGGGTATAGCTGGCAAAGTTTGCTGATTCCTTACGGTCGTATGAGTCTGACGAACTACATATCCCAGTCAATTATGGGAGTTACCATCTATTATGGATTCGGATTAGCGATGTACAAATATGCCGGAGCAACGGCAAGTCTGCTTATTGCATTGCTCATCTTTACCGTTCAGTTGATATTCAGTCGTTGGTGGCTTGCCCGCCATAAACAGGGACCACTCGAATTCTTATGGCGTAAAGGAACTTGGATTTAG
- a CDS encoding CDP-alcohol phosphatidyltransferase family protein encodes MKNEVDGRREIASRNTAWATIIARKLTRWGVTPNQISMMSVFFAMVGCFLLIGTVIDPGFNKYVAYILFIVCMQSRLLCNLFDGMVAIEGGKKSANGDLYNDMPDRFADALFIIPVGYIAGGFGIELGWLAALLAVMTAYFRWIGAYKTHQHFFNGPMAKQDRMALLTLAFVVATCTIHAGYDRMVCLIALIIINVGLVATLIHRLYLMSHTTNNEIK; translated from the coding sequence ATGAAAAACGAAGTCGACGGAAGGCGGGAAATAGCCTCACGAAACACGGCCTGGGCTACTATTATTGCCCGCAAACTAACTCGTTGGGGTGTCACTCCCAATCAAATTTCCATGATGAGCGTATTCTTCGCTATGGTGGGGTGCTTTCTGTTGATCGGCACAGTCATTGATCCCGGTTTCAACAAGTATGTAGCCTACATTCTGTTCATCGTTTGCATGCAGTCGCGGTTACTCTGCAACCTGTTCGATGGGATGGTAGCTATTGAAGGAGGGAAGAAAAGTGCCAACGGAGATCTCTACAATGATATGCCCGACCGCTTTGCTGATGCTTTGTTTATCATTCCCGTCGGATATATAGCAGGCGGATTCGGTATTGAACTGGGATGGCTAGCGGCCCTTCTTGCCGTAATGACAGCTTATTTCCGCTGGATAGGAGCCTACAAAACGCACCAGCATTTCTTTAACGGTCCGATGGCCAAGCAAGACCGCATGGCATTGCTCACGCTTGCCTTTGTAGTAGCCACCTGCACCATTCACGCAGGATACGACCGGATGGTATGTCTCATAGCTCTGATAATAATCAACGTCGGCCTTGTCGCAACACTGATACACCGTCTGTACCTCATGTCACACACAACAAACAATGAAATAAAATGA
- a CDS encoding lysophospholipid acyltransferase family protein, translated as MQAAAMQIIYKGVFQWFLKLVVGVQFTDCQFLKKEKQFIILANHNSHLDTLSLLSSLPGGLLWKVKPVAAEDYFGKTRFQASISNFFINTLLIRRKGEKDSEHDPIRKMLEAIDAGYSLILFPEGTRGKPEQMGKIKSGIARILSLRPEVKYIPVFMTGMGRSLPKGKMILLPYKASIYYGMPALVKSTDTHEILDQITGDFEAMKEKYQVIIDEEEE; from the coding sequence ATGCAAGCTGCTGCCATGCAGATTATATATAAAGGTGTATTCCAATGGTTTCTGAAATTGGTTGTAGGAGTTCAGTTCACAGATTGCCAGTTCCTCAAAAAGGAAAAGCAATTCATCATCCTTGCCAACCATAACAGCCATCTGGACACCCTAAGCTTGTTATCTTCCCTGCCCGGAGGACTTTTATGGAAAGTCAAACCCGTAGCAGCAGAAGATTATTTCGGGAAAACCCGCTTTCAGGCTTCCATCAGCAACTTTTTCATCAACACACTGCTAATCAGAAGAAAAGGAGAAAAAGATTCGGAGCATGATCCGATCCGTAAGATGCTTGAAGCCATCGACGCCGGATATTCACTGATTCTTTTTCCGGAAGGAACCAGAGGAAAGCCGGAACAGATGGGAAAAATTAAATCCGGCATAGCCCGCATCCTGTCTCTGCGACCCGAAGTGAAATATATTCCCGTATTCATGACCGGTATGGGACGTTCTCTGCCCAAAGGAAAAATGATATTGTTGCCATATAAAGCATCTATCTATTACGGTATGCCCGCATTGGTAAAGAGTACGGATACGCATGAAATATTAGACCAGATTACAGGTGATTTTGAAGCAATGAAAGAAAAATATCAAGTCATTATTGACGAAGAAGAGGAATAG
- a CDS encoding uracil-DNA glycosylase family protein codes for MEIETHPLEPFLPAKSKLLMLGSFPPQKKRWSMEFYYPNLNNDMWRIYGILFFNDKNHFLNSTLKSFCREQIIDFLNEKGIALFDTASSIRRLQDNASDKFLEVVEATDVAALLRQLPECKAIVTTGQKATDTLRQQFDIEEPKVGDYSEFVFEGRALRLYRMPSSSRAYPLALDKKAAAYRIMFQDLQILK; via the coding sequence ATGGAAATCGAAACACATCCGTTAGAACCATTTCTCCCAGCGAAATCAAAGCTTCTGATGCTGGGAAGTTTTCCGCCACAGAAAAAACGTTGGTCTATGGAGTTTTACTACCCGAACCTAAATAACGACATGTGGCGTATATATGGAATTTTATTCTTTAATGATAAGAATCACTTTCTAAATTCGACACTAAAATCGTTCTGCCGCGAGCAAATCATAGACTTTTTGAACGAAAAGGGGATTGCCCTATTCGATACGGCTTCATCCATTCGCCGATTGCAGGATAATGCATCGGACAAGTTTCTTGAAGTAGTGGAAGCCACCGATGTTGCAGCATTACTGCGGCAGCTTCCCGAATGCAAAGCAATCGTCACTACGGGCCAAAAAGCAACGGACACTCTCCGACAGCAATTCGACATAGAAGAACCCAAAGTAGGTGATTACTCCGAATTTGTTTTCGAAGGTCGTGCCTTGCGACTATACCGGATGCCCTCATCATCAAGGGCGTATCCATTAGCATTGGATAAGAAAGCAGCCGCTTACCGGATTATGTTTCAGGATTTACAGATATTGAAGTGA
- a CDS encoding phosphatidate cytidylyltransferase, whose protein sequence is MKELLDIIFPTLSDELIIVISLIIGLLVTASLILFLVKKISPKTNISELSARTRSWWIMAGMFIGAVFISYNISYFFLAFLSFIAFRELYSVLGFREADRGALFWGILAIPIQYYLAYLAWYGAFIIFIPVVMFLVLPLRLVLKGDTHGITKSMALLQWILMLSVFGISHLAYLLSLPELPGFNAGGRGLLLFLVFLTEINDVMQFIWGKLLGRHKILPKVSPNKTWEGFLGGVISTTVIGYFLGFLTPLSAPNVILVSALVAIAGFSGDVVISAIKRDKGIKDMGNSIPGHGGVFDRIDSLAYTAPVFFHLVYYIAY, encoded by the coding sequence ATGAAAGAACTACTGGATATCATATTTCCTACGCTAAGCGATGAACTGATTATCGTCATTTCGCTCATCATCGGACTGCTTGTTACGGCAAGCCTTATTCTTTTTCTCGTAAAGAAGATCTCTCCAAAAACAAATATCAGCGAACTCTCCGCCCGCACACGTTCATGGTGGATCATGGCGGGCATGTTTATCGGCGCTGTATTTATCAGCTATAACATTTCTTACTTCTTCCTTGCCTTTCTCTCTTTCATCGCTTTCAGAGAACTGTACTCGGTGTTGGGATTCAGAGAGGCAGATCGCGGAGCATTGTTTTGGGGGATATTGGCCATTCCCATTCAATATTACCTTGCTTACCTTGCCTGGTATGGAGCATTCATCATCTTCATTCCGGTAGTTATGTTTCTCGTATTGCCCTTACGACTTGTTTTAAAGGGAGACACCCACGGAATTACCAAGTCGATGGCTCTGTTGCAGTGGATTCTGATGCTTTCAGTATTCGGTATCAGCCACCTCGCTTATCTCCTGTCGCTTCCTGAACTTCCGGGATTCAATGCAGGAGGACGAGGTCTGCTATTATTCCTTGTATTCCTTACGGAAATCAACGATGTTATGCAATTTATCTGGGGCAAACTTCTCGGACGACATAAGATACTCCCGAAAGTAAGTCCGAACAAAACGTGGGAAGGATTTCTGGGCGGTGTAATCAGTACTACCGTCATTGGTTACTTCCTCGGTTTCCTGACTCCCCTCTCCGCTCCCAACGTTATCCTGGTAAGTGCTCTCGTTGCGATTGCCGGATTCTCGGGAGACGTAGTCATCTCCGCCATCAAGAGAGATAAAGGAATTAAGGACATGGGGAACAGTATTCCCGGTCATGGAGGAGTATTCGACCGGATAGATTCTCTGGCCTACACGGCTCCTGTATTTTTTCATTTAGTTTATTACATTGCATATTAA